From one Streptomyces sp. N50 genomic stretch:
- a CDS encoding glycine betaine/L-proline ABC transporter ATP-binding protein, whose protein sequence is MSARLEAEHLYKVFGRRPDQAVERLREGADREELRADGTTAAVIDASFSVAPGQIFVVMGLSGSGKSTLLRMLNGLLEPTAGRVLFDGQDLTALGDRELREVRARKISMVFQHFALFPHRSVRENAAYGLEVQGVPRAERLKRAGEALALCGLAGWEDSWPDELSGGMQQRVGLARALATDADLLLMDESFSALDPLIRRDMQDQLLELQQSLKKTIVFITHDLNEAMRLGDRIAVMRDGRIVQTGSAEDILLRPANDYVASFIQDVDRSRVLTASSVMDTGVDGHEADCDCATATPDTPFTDLCALSARLTHPVAVVDAADEVVGVVPQERLVAFLGGDSVEEVTAHA, encoded by the coding sequence GTGTCAGCCAGGCTAGAAGCCGAGCATCTGTACAAGGTGTTCGGCAGACGACCCGACCAGGCAGTCGAACGGCTCCGCGAAGGAGCCGACCGGGAGGAACTGCGCGCCGACGGCACCACCGCCGCCGTGATCGACGCCTCCTTCTCCGTCGCGCCAGGGCAGATCTTCGTCGTCATGGGCCTGTCCGGCTCCGGCAAGTCGACCCTCCTGCGGATGCTCAACGGACTCCTGGAGCCCACCGCGGGCCGTGTCCTCTTCGACGGCCAGGACCTGACCGCGCTCGGCGACCGCGAACTCCGCGAGGTCCGCGCCCGCAAGATCAGCATGGTCTTCCAGCACTTCGCGCTCTTCCCGCACCGCAGCGTCCGCGAGAACGCCGCCTACGGTCTTGAAGTGCAGGGCGTGCCCCGCGCCGAGCGCCTCAAGCGCGCCGGCGAGGCGCTCGCCCTGTGCGGCCTGGCCGGCTGGGAGGACTCCTGGCCCGACGAGCTGTCCGGCGGCATGCAGCAGCGCGTCGGCCTGGCCCGCGCGCTCGCCACCGACGCCGACCTGCTCCTCATGGACGAGTCGTTCAGCGCCCTCGACCCGCTGATCCGCCGGGACATGCAGGACCAACTCCTGGAACTGCAGCAGTCGTTGAAGAAGACCATCGTCTTCATCACGCACGACCTCAACGAGGCCATGCGCCTGGGCGACCGCATCGCCGTCATGCGCGACGGCCGGATCGTCCAGACCGGCAGTGCCGAGGACATCCTGCTGCGCCCCGCGAACGACTACGTCGCCTCTTTCATCCAGGACGTCGACCGCTCCCGGGTGCTGACCGCGAGCTCCGTCATGGACACCGGTGTCGACGGTCACGAGGCCGACTGCGACTGCGCGACCGCCACCCCGGACACCCCCTTCACCGACCTGTGCGCCCTCAGCGCTCGCCTGACCCACCCGGTCGCGGTGGTCGACGCGGCCGACGAGGTCGTAGGAGTCGTACCGCAGGAACGCCTTGTCGCGTTCCTCGGCGGGGACTCCGTTGAGGAGGTGACCGCCCATGCCTAG
- a CDS encoding TDT family transporter, whose translation MVTAVRHLGPNWYASVMGTAIVATAGAGLPLHVPGLRTACTAVWALSLAMLLTLLAARALHWTHHRDQARAHLDDPAMAPFYGCLAMALLAVGGGTLVVGQDWIGLRAAVVLDAVLFGAGTLIGLTAAVAVPYLMAVRHHVHPAQATPVWLLPVVAPMVSAALGPLLVPHLPAGQPRETLLLACFAMFGLSLLATLLMLPLVFARLVTGGPLPLALTPTLFLVLGPLGQSTTAVGKFADFAPGVVPAPTAQAFSLLAVLYGVPVMGFALLWLGLATAHVVRARRQGMRFTMTWWAFTFPVGTCVTGAESLSHHTGLAVYDGLAIVLYGVLVAAWATAAVHTARGLLSGALLAGPRPAPVALRPVTARTT comes from the coding sequence ATGGTCACCGCCGTACGTCATCTCGGACCCAACTGGTACGCCTCCGTCATGGGCACCGCCATCGTCGCCACGGCCGGTGCCGGGCTCCCGCTCCACGTCCCGGGACTGCGCACGGCCTGCACCGCCGTCTGGGCCCTCTCCCTCGCGATGCTGCTGACCCTGCTCGCCGCCCGCGCCCTGCACTGGACCCACCACCGCGACCAGGCCCGCGCCCACCTCGACGACCCGGCGATGGCCCCCTTCTACGGCTGCCTCGCGATGGCCCTGCTGGCGGTGGGCGGCGGCACGCTGGTCGTCGGGCAGGACTGGATCGGGCTCCGGGCGGCGGTCGTACTCGACGCCGTGCTGTTCGGCGCCGGAACGCTCATCGGGCTCACGGCGGCCGTCGCCGTCCCGTACCTGATGGCCGTACGGCATCACGTGCATCCCGCGCAGGCGACCCCCGTGTGGCTGCTGCCCGTGGTCGCGCCCATGGTGTCCGCCGCGCTCGGCCCGCTCCTCGTGCCGCACCTCCCCGCCGGCCAGCCCCGGGAGACGCTGCTCCTCGCGTGCTTCGCGATGTTCGGACTGAGCCTGCTGGCAACGCTGTTGATGCTGCCGCTGGTCTTCGCCCGGCTCGTCACCGGCGGCCCGCTGCCCCTCGCACTCACCCCGACGCTGTTCCTGGTCCTGGGCCCGCTGGGCCAATCCACCACCGCCGTAGGCAAGTTCGCGGACTTCGCCCCGGGAGTCGTACCGGCCCCCACCGCCCAGGCCTTCAGCCTCCTCGCCGTCCTCTACGGCGTCCCCGTCATGGGCTTCGCCCTGCTCTGGCTCGGCCTCGCCACCGCGCACGTCGTCCGCGCCCGCCGCCAGGGCATGCGCTTCACGATGACCTGGTGGGCCTTCACCTTCCCGGTCGGCACCTGCGTCACCGGCGCCGAGTCCCTGTCCCACCACACCGGCCTCGCCGTCTACGACGGCCTCGCGATCGTCCTCTACGGCGTCCTGGTCGCCGCCTGGGCCACCGCCGCCGTGCACACGGCCCGCGGCCTGCTCAGCGGCGCGCTGCTCGCAGGGCCGCGCCCAGCACCCGTGGCGCTTCGCCCAGTGACGGCCCGTACCACGTGA
- a CDS encoding 5'-3' exonuclease has protein sequence MRGVTGRLMLLDTASLYFRAYFGVPESVKAPDGTPVNAVRGLLEFIDRLVKDHRPDQLVACMDADWRPQWRVDLIPTYKAHRVAEVRESGPDAEEVPDTLSPQVPIIEAVLDAVGIARVGVEPYEADDVIGTFTAHAKGPVDIVTGDRDLYQLVDDARGVRVLYPIKGVGSLQVTDEAFLREKYGVDGRGYVDLALLRGDPSDGLPGVPGIGEKTAAKLLAEFGDVPGIMAAIDDPKSKLTPSQRKRLDESRPYVAVAPKVVKVADDVPLPDVDPTLPHAPRDPELVNALAERWGLGGSLQRLLTTLSA, from the coding sequence ATGCGAGGCGTGACCGGACGACTGATGCTCCTCGACACCGCCTCGCTCTACTTCCGCGCCTACTTCGGCGTCCCGGAGTCCGTGAAGGCACCGGACGGGACGCCGGTGAACGCCGTACGCGGGCTGCTGGAGTTCATCGACCGCCTGGTCAAGGACCATCGCCCCGACCAGCTCGTCGCCTGCATGGACGCGGACTGGCGCCCCCAGTGGCGGGTCGACCTCATCCCCACCTACAAGGCGCACCGCGTCGCCGAGGTGCGCGAGAGCGGCCCGGACGCGGAGGAGGTGCCGGACACGCTCTCCCCGCAGGTGCCGATCATCGAGGCCGTCCTCGACGCGGTCGGCATCGCGCGCGTGGGCGTCGAGCCGTACGAGGCCGACGACGTGATCGGCACCTTCACGGCGCACGCCAAGGGCCCGGTCGACATCGTCACCGGCGACCGCGACCTGTACCAGCTCGTCGACGACGCCCGCGGCGTCCGCGTCCTGTATCCGATCAAGGGCGTCGGCTCGCTCCAGGTCACCGACGAGGCGTTCCTGCGCGAGAAGTACGGCGTCGACGGGCGCGGCTACGTGGATCTGGCGCTGCTGCGCGGCGACCCGAGCGACGGTCTGCCGGGCGTCCCCGGGATCGGCGAGAAGACGGCGGCGAAACTCCTCGCCGAGTTCGGTGACGTGCCCGGGATCATGGCCGCGATCGACGACCCGAAGTCCAAGCTGACCCCTTCGCAGCGCAAGCGCCTCGACGAGTCACGGCCGTACGTCGCGGTCGCGCCCAAGGTCGTCAAGGTCGCCGACGACGTTCCGCTGCCCGATGTCGACCCGACGCTGCCGCACGCCCCGCGTGACCCGGAGCTGGTGAACGCGCTGGCGGAGCGGTGGGGGCTGGGCGGATCATTGCAGCGGCTGCTCACCACGCTGAGCGCATAA
- a CDS encoding ABC transporter permease: MSTAVSQTWYMTQRQLMVFARQPAFAVITLIQPVIWLFLFGNLFKKVVELGGFGTTSYLDYLVPGVVVMSALSSNMWAGMGTLEEIQRGTLNRFLTTPVSRAALMNGNVVNNGLVTALQSAIIVLLGLLGGADYPGGIGGIAVLVVASVLLGTIFGALSNALGMLVRQRESIIGINTFLLLPLTFLSSAFMAPSQMPSWMRHIADFNPLNWAMVAGRSAMSEHPDWGDVLSRGGALLGLAVAAVWLSIRTFRSYQRSV, encoded by the coding sequence ATGAGCACCGCCGTATCCCAGACCTGGTACATGACGCAGCGTCAACTCATGGTGTTCGCACGGCAGCCCGCCTTCGCGGTCATCACCCTCATCCAGCCGGTGATCTGGCTGTTCCTGTTCGGCAACCTCTTCAAGAAGGTCGTCGAACTCGGCGGCTTCGGCACCACCTCGTACCTGGACTACCTGGTCCCGGGCGTGGTCGTGATGAGCGCCCTCAGCTCCAACATGTGGGCGGGCATGGGCACGTTGGAGGAGATCCAACGCGGCACGCTCAACCGCTTCCTGACCACTCCGGTCAGCCGGGCCGCGCTGATGAACGGCAACGTCGTCAACAACGGCCTTGTCACCGCGCTCCAGTCCGCGATCATCGTGCTGCTCGGACTGCTCGGCGGCGCCGACTACCCGGGCGGCATCGGCGGCATCGCTGTCCTGGTGGTGGCGTCCGTGCTCCTGGGGACCATCTTCGGGGCGCTCTCCAACGCGCTCGGCATGCTGGTGCGACAGCGGGAGTCGATCATCGGCATCAACACCTTCCTGCTGCTGCCGCTGACCTTCCTGTCCAGCGCGTTCATGGCGCCGTCCCAGATGCCCTCGTGGATGCGGCACATCGCCGACTTCAACCCGCTCAACTGGGCGATGGTGGCGGGCCGTTCGGCGATGAGCGAGCACCCCGACTGGGGCGACGTCCTCAGCAGGGGCGGCGCGCTACTGGGCCTCGCGGTGGCAGCGGTATGGCTGTCGATCCGCACGTTCAGGTCGTATCAGCGGTCTGTGTAA
- a CDS encoding siderophore-interacting protein, whose protein sequence is MAERPARKPRKPHSAQVVRTERLTPHMQRVVLGGAGLAEFSADTCTDHYVKLLFPAGGAVYPEPFDVERIRAEFPREQWPVTRTYTVRAWDPEHLEMTLDFVIHGDEGLAGPWATRVQPGETVHFMGPGGAYAPDAGADWHLLAGDESALPAIARALESLPEGATAHAFVEISGPEEEQKIDSDIEVVWLHRGDRPVGETLAEAVRALEFPEGRMHAFVHGEAAFVKDLRALLRVELQIPREDLSISGYWRLGHNEDGWQASKREWNAKIEAEQEGVAA, encoded by the coding sequence ATGGCAGAACGTCCGGCACGGAAGCCGCGTAAGCCCCACTCCGCGCAGGTCGTCCGCACCGAGCGCCTGACTCCCCATATGCAGCGCGTGGTGCTCGGTGGCGCGGGTCTGGCCGAGTTCTCGGCGGACACCTGCACCGACCATTACGTGAAACTGCTGTTCCCCGCCGGTGGCGCGGTCTACCCCGAGCCCTTCGACGTGGAGCGCATCCGCGCCGAGTTCCCGCGCGAGCAGTGGCCGGTGACCCGCACCTACACCGTGCGCGCCTGGGACCCCGAGCACCTCGAGATGACCCTGGACTTCGTGATCCACGGCGACGAGGGCCTCGCCGGGCCGTGGGCGACCCGCGTCCAGCCGGGCGAGACCGTCCACTTCATGGGCCCCGGCGGCGCCTACGCCCCCGACGCGGGCGCCGACTGGCATCTGCTCGCCGGGGACGAGAGCGCGCTGCCCGCGATCGCCCGGGCGCTGGAGTCGCTGCCCGAGGGGGCGACGGCCCACGCCTTCGTGGAGATCTCCGGCCCGGAGGAGGAGCAGAAGATCGACTCCGACATCGAGGTCGTCTGGCTGCACCGCGGCGACCGTCCCGTCGGCGAGACACTCGCCGAGGCCGTACGGGCACTGGAGTTCCCCGAGGGCCGGATGCACGCCTTCGTGCACGGCGAGGCGGCCTTCGTGAAAGACCTCCGTGCCCTGCTCCGCGTCGAGTTGCAGATCCCGCGCGAGGACCTGTCGATCTCCGGCTACTGGCGCCTGGGCCACAACGAGGACGGCTGGCAGGCGTCGAAGCGGGAGTGGAACGCGAAGATCGAGGCGGAGCAGGAGGGCGTTGCCGCGTAG
- a CDS encoding helix-turn-helix domain-containing protein — protein sequence MGDHKEQPLRVGAAVRRRRRALSLTLAVVAERSGLSVPFLSQVENDRARPSRSSLEKVADALRTTAVELLAAADPACSVDVVRAEEPESAEPRMRSLVRGHHQLHASEFTGDHDAGREFQHRNDELMYVADGAVEIEAEGRAYRLVRGDTMYLTGGVRHRWRATVPDTRVVVVAVAEHIEAVQDRQR from the coding sequence ATGGGCGACCACAAAGAACAGCCCCTTCGGGTGGGTGCGGCCGTACGGCGCCGCCGCCGCGCGCTGTCGCTGACCCTCGCCGTCGTGGCCGAGCGCAGCGGCCTCTCGGTGCCCTTCCTGAGCCAGGTCGAGAACGACAGGGCCCGCCCCAGCCGCAGCTCCCTGGAGAAGGTGGCCGACGCCCTGCGCACCACGGCCGTCGAACTCCTCGCCGCCGCCGACCCCGCGTGCAGCGTCGACGTCGTCCGCGCGGAGGAGCCCGAGTCGGCGGAACCCCGGATGCGTTCCCTGGTACGGGGCCATCACCAGTTGCACGCCTCGGAGTTCACCGGCGACCACGACGCCGGGCGCGAATTCCAGCACCGCAACGACGAGTTGATGTACGTCGCCGACGGCGCCGTCGAGATCGAGGCGGAGGGGCGCGCGTACCGCCTGGTGCGCGGCGACACGATGTACCTCACCGGCGGAGTCCGCCACCGCTGGCGCGCGACCGTGCCGGACACCCGGGTGGTCGTGGTCGCGGTGGCCGAACACATCGAGGCGGTCCAGGACCGTCAGCGCTGA
- a CDS encoding ATP-binding cassette domain-containing protein: MGSTRAPAVEARHLIKTYSGDVTALNGMDITVEPGTVFGLLGPNGAGKSTTVKILTTLARPDSGTATVAGHDVLRHPDRVRRAIGVVAQNSGADPTATGRENLQLQGRLYGLRGAALAKRVDELLDRFTLADAAKRPVKGYSGGMRRRLDVALGLVHRPEVLFLDEPTTGLDPEARTAMWDEIGRLAGEEGLTILLTTHHLEEADRLAERIAIVDRGRVVVEGTPDSLKGELRGDAVHLELREAVGDAGRTLLRGALVGLPGVHEVLVDGRRVSARADDGAAAMPVLLAAFERAGVGVAGATVARPSLDDVYLRYAGRRYAEADTNSTGQLAVAVAGGAR, translated from the coding sequence ATGGGCAGTACCCGTGCGCCCGCGGTCGAGGCGCGTCACCTGATCAAGACCTATTCCGGCGATGTCACCGCCCTCAACGGCATGGACATCACCGTCGAGCCCGGCACCGTCTTCGGCCTCCTCGGGCCGAACGGCGCCGGCAAGTCCACCACCGTCAAGATCCTCACCACCCTCGCCAGGCCCGACTCCGGCACGGCCACCGTCGCCGGCCACGACGTGCTGCGCCACCCCGACCGGGTCCGGCGCGCGATCGGCGTGGTCGCCCAGAACTCCGGCGCCGACCCGACGGCGACCGGCCGCGAGAACCTCCAACTCCAGGGCAGGCTCTACGGCTTGAGGGGCGCCGCCCTCGCGAAGCGGGTGGACGAGCTCCTCGACCGCTTCACCCTCGCCGACGCCGCGAAGCGTCCGGTGAAGGGCTACTCCGGCGGTATGCGCCGCCGCCTGGACGTGGCGCTCGGCCTGGTGCACCGGCCGGAGGTGCTCTTCCTCGACGAACCCACCACCGGCCTCGACCCGGAGGCCCGCACCGCGATGTGGGACGAGATCGGCCGGCTGGCGGGGGAGGAGGGGCTGACCATCCTGCTCACCACGCACCACCTCGAAGAGGCCGACCGGCTCGCCGAGCGCATCGCGATCGTCGACCGCGGCCGGGTCGTCGTGGAAGGTACTCCCGACTCCCTCAAGGGCGAACTCCGGGGCGACGCCGTCCACTTGGAGCTGCGGGAAGCGGTCGGTGACGCCGGTCGTACGCTGCTCCGGGGTGCCCTCGTCGGACTGCCGGGCGTGCACGAGGTGCTGGTCGACGGGCGCCGGGTCAGTGCCCGCGCCGACGACGGAGCGGCCGCGATGCCCGTCCTGCTGGCGGCGTTCGAGCGGGCCGGCGTCGGGGTCGCCGGCGCGACGGTCGCCCGTCCCTCGCTGGACGACGTCTATCTCCGTTACGCGGGCCGCCGTTACGCCGAGGCCGACACGAACAGCACCGGGCAGCTTGCCGTCGCCGTCGCCGGAGGTGCGCGATGA
- a CDS encoding ABC transporter permease/substrate binding protein, with the protein MPRLPLGDWVDSGVDWLLAHMSWLFDAIKTVVEGMYDGINAVLTAPEPLLLAGIFAVIAWWLRGLVAGVLAFAGFLLIDSLDLWDRAMSTLALVLVATVIALVISIPLGIWAARSRTVSAVVRPALDLLQTMPSMVLLIPAILFFGLGTSAGVIATLIFALAPGVRMTELGIRQVDAELVEAAEAFGTSPRDTLLRVQLPLALPTIMAGINQVIMLGLSMVVIAGMVGTGGLGGAVNEAIGQLDIGFGFEAGVGIVVLAIYLDRMTSALGTQISPLGRRAAAKARASDGAKLWNYRPRPAFAVIGVVVLALVASGIGVFGSSSGSKATAANDVGKGKNITIGYIPWDEGIASTFLWKEILEERGYKVTTTQYAAGPLYTGLATGQVDFQTDSWLPTTHAEYWKKYGKQLDDLGSWYGSTSLELTVPSYVKDVNTLADLKTHASEFGGKITGIEPSAGMMGLLKTKVLKEYGLQGYDVVDGSTPAMLAELKRAYAKKQPIVVTLWSPHWAYSDYKLKKLKDPKNAWGKGDAVHTLSRKGFAEDNPDVGKWLKDFKLTESQLTGLEAQIQKSGKGGEQDAVRTWLKQHPGLVDQLAPVAKNQKSQ; encoded by the coding sequence ATGCCTAGGCTCCCGCTCGGGGACTGGGTCGACTCCGGTGTCGACTGGCTCCTCGCCCACATGTCCTGGCTCTTCGACGCGATCAAGACGGTCGTCGAGGGCATGTACGACGGCATCAACGCGGTCCTCACCGCCCCCGAACCCCTGCTCCTCGCGGGCATCTTCGCCGTGATCGCCTGGTGGCTGCGCGGCTTGGTCGCGGGTGTCCTGGCCTTCGCCGGATTCCTGCTCATCGACTCGCTGGACCTCTGGGACCGGGCGATGTCGACACTCGCCCTCGTCCTCGTCGCGACCGTCATCGCCCTGGTGATCTCGATCCCGCTGGGCATCTGGGCGGCCCGCTCCAGGACGGTCAGCGCGGTCGTACGGCCCGCCCTCGACCTGCTCCAGACGATGCCGTCGATGGTGCTGCTGATCCCGGCGATCCTCTTCTTCGGCCTCGGTACCTCCGCCGGCGTCATCGCCACCCTGATCTTCGCGCTCGCCCCCGGCGTCCGCATGACCGAGCTCGGCATCCGCCAGGTGGACGCCGAACTCGTGGAAGCCGCCGAGGCGTTCGGCACGTCACCACGGGACACCCTGCTGCGCGTCCAACTGCCCCTGGCGCTCCCGACGATCATGGCGGGCATCAACCAGGTCATCATGCTGGGCCTGTCGATGGTCGTCATCGCCGGCATGGTCGGCACCGGCGGCCTCGGCGGCGCCGTGAACGAGGCCATCGGCCAGCTCGACATCGGCTTCGGCTTCGAGGCGGGCGTCGGGATCGTCGTCCTCGCGATCTACCTCGACCGCATGACCAGCGCGCTCGGCACCCAGATCTCCCCGCTCGGCCGCAGGGCCGCCGCCAAGGCCCGCGCGAGCGACGGCGCCAAGCTCTGGAACTACCGTCCGCGCCCCGCGTTCGCCGTGATCGGCGTGGTCGTCCTCGCCCTGGTGGCGAGCGGCATCGGCGTCTTCGGCTCCTCCTCCGGCTCGAAGGCGACCGCCGCCAATGACGTCGGCAAGGGCAAGAACATCACCATCGGCTACATCCCCTGGGACGAGGGCATCGCCTCCACCTTCCTCTGGAAGGAGATCCTGGAGGAGCGCGGCTACAAGGTGACCACCACCCAGTACGCGGCGGGCCCGCTCTACACCGGCCTCGCCACCGGCCAGGTCGACTTCCAGACCGACTCCTGGCTGCCCACCACGCACGCCGAGTACTGGAAGAAGTACGGCAAGCAGCTCGACGACCTCGGCAGCTGGTACGGCTCCACGTCCCTGGAGCTGACCGTCCCGTCGTACGTGAAGGACGTCAACACCCTCGCGGACCTCAAGACCCACGCCTCCGAGTTCGGCGGCAAGATCACCGGCATCGAACCGAGCGCCGGAATGATGGGCCTCCTGAAGACCAAGGTCCTCAAGGAGTACGGCCTCCAGGGCTACGACGTCGTCGACGGCTCCACCCCGGCGATGCTGGCCGAGCTGAAGCGGGCGTACGCCAAGAAGCAGCCGATCGTCGTCACGCTCTGGTCGCCGCACTGGGCGTACAGCGACTACAAGCTGAAGAAGCTCAAGGACCCGAAGAACGCCTGGGGCAAGGGCGACGCCGTGCACACCCTGTCCCGCAAGGGCTTCGCCGAGGACAACCCCGACGTCGGCAAGTGGCTGAAGGACTTCAAGCTGACCGAGTCCCAGCTCACCGGCCTTGAGGCGCAGATCCAGAAGTCCGGCAAGGGCGGGGAGCAGGACGCCGTCCGCACCTGGCTGAAGCAACACCCGGGCCTCGTCGACCAGTTGGCCCCGGTCGCGAAGAACCAGAAGAGCCAGTAG
- a CDS encoding PadR family transcriptional regulator produces MPPKRRKLGNPLALTVLVTLWQGPMHPYEIAQTLRRQGKDSTTKINYGSLYTVVQNLEKHGFVEVTDVERQGNRPERTVYRITDAGREEAVEWLSDLLAVPVKEFPIFETALPLVGVIHPDEVVRLLEERVQNLDLQAASARGALEKLYETLPRLFLVESEYQLHMVRAQAEWIRGLVDEIKKGSLPGVEGWRHFHETGELPTEFT; encoded by the coding sequence ATGCCGCCCAAGCGCCGCAAGCTCGGCAACCCGCTGGCACTCACCGTGCTGGTCACCCTCTGGCAGGGCCCGATGCATCCGTACGAGATCGCCCAGACCCTGCGCCGCCAGGGCAAGGACAGCACCACGAAGATCAACTACGGCTCGCTCTACACGGTCGTGCAGAACCTGGAGAAACACGGCTTCGTCGAGGTCACCGACGTGGAGCGGCAGGGGAACCGCCCCGAGCGCACGGTCTACCGCATCACCGACGCGGGGCGCGAGGAAGCCGTCGAGTGGCTCTCCGACCTGCTGGCCGTGCCGGTCAAGGAGTTCCCGATCTTCGAGACCGCGCTCCCGCTCGTCGGAGTCATCCACCCCGACGAGGTGGTGCGCCTCCTTGAGGAGCGGGTGCAGAACCTCGACCTCCAGGCGGCCAGTGCGCGCGGTGCGCTGGAGAAGCTCTACGAGACGCTGCCCCGGCTCTTCCTGGTGGAGAGCGAGTACCAGTTGCACATGGTCCGGGCGCAGGCGGAGTGGATCCGGGGTCTCGTCGACGAGATCAAGAAGGGCTCACTGCCCGGCGTCGAGGGATGGCGTCACTTCCACGAGACGGGGGAGCTGCCGACGGAGTTCACCTAG
- a CDS encoding helical backbone metal receptor, with the protein MRVVSLVPSLTEAIALTLPGVVAGATDWCSNPADLGVTRVGGTKNPKLDHIISLAPDVVIANEEENRALDLTALREAGVEVLVTEVRDVPQAFRELARVLDACGAPSRPRWLDEAEEAWAQLPEPERRITAVVPIWRRPWMVLGRDTFAGDVLSRLGVDNAYATHADRYPRVTIDELRAAEPDLVVLPDEPYRFTADDGPEAFTGLPCSLVSGRHLTWYGPSLGEAPRVLGAALRAARR; encoded by the coding sequence ATGCGCGTCGTCTCACTCGTACCGTCGCTCACCGAGGCGATCGCGCTGACCCTGCCGGGAGTTGTGGCCGGCGCGACGGACTGGTGCAGCAACCCGGCCGACCTCGGCGTCACCCGCGTCGGCGGCACCAAGAACCCGAAGCTCGACCACATCATCAGCCTCGCCCCCGACGTGGTGATCGCCAACGAGGAGGAGAACCGCGCACTGGACCTGACGGCCCTGCGTGAGGCGGGAGTTGAGGTCCTGGTCACCGAGGTGCGTGACGTCCCGCAGGCCTTCCGTGAACTCGCCCGGGTTCTCGACGCGTGCGGAGCGCCGTCCCGTCCGCGCTGGCTGGACGAGGCGGAGGAGGCGTGGGCTCAACTGCCGGAACCGGAACGCCGTATCACCGCCGTCGTCCCCATTTGGCGCCGTCCCTGGATGGTCCTCGGCAGGGACACCTTCGCGGGCGACGTGCTGTCCCGGCTGGGCGTGGACAACGCGTACGCGACGCACGCCGACCGCTACCCGCGCGTCACGATCGACGAACTACGCGCGGCGGAACCGGACTTGGTGGTCCTCCCGGACGAGCCCTACCGCTTCACGGCCGACGACGGACCCGAGGCATTCACCGGCCTGCCCTGCTCGCTCGTCAGCGGCAGGCACCTCACGTGGTACGGGCCGTCACTGGGCGAAGCGCCACGGGTGCTGGGCGCGGCCCTGCGAGCAGCGCGCCGCTGA